ACAGTTTTAGTTCTAATAACATAAATagatattacaaataatacatcaGAAACGTATGCATAATATAACCATGCATAGCCCTTCACAAGCTACATATAATTCCTATAAACTCAATTTGATcgaccattttttttttttcaaatgagaaaacaaaattgtatttttaatgacaATACCTTTTGTTCTTGTTCGTTCATTAACCACCAATCATTTGAGAAAACGTATGACGTCTTGGATATTCTTGCATCTTTGCGATcgcgaaattttcgaaaattaaAGGCGCGCTATAATATAATACAGACAGTACTTATTATTTTAACGATGTTTAACTACCATTTCGAACGGCTGAGGGCTTAGGGTGATTCCGAAAATCGGTTCAAAATCAGGCCGTGAAGCACCGTCTGGAAGTTCCACTTTGAAGCGTTGAAGAAGACTTGAagtgaatatatatatttccattTTGGCTAAACGTTCTCCAAGACAAGCTCGCCGAccttttaaaaaagaaaacaacattaaCGACATTATTTAACTTGGAGTGTATAGATTAATACaccaagaaaacaaaaatacttTAATAAGAAAATAGAAGAATTAACTAGTATAGCAGTTCCTAACCGATTCCAAAAGGCATAAATGCGTCCCGTTTTATCAACGTCTTCTGATCTGCGTCTAGAAATCTTTCTGGCTTAAATTGAAGTGGGTCTTTCCAATATTTTGGATCTGTATGAATTACTCTCAGGTTGACATTGAAATCTGTATTAGCAGGTATTGTGTAGCCGTCGTTCGGAGTGACGAAATCTGCTGTAGTGCGATGCATTACAACACCTGGTGCAACATTCGACAAACGTTGCACTTCGCAGATTGTCGCttcaaaatatggaactttCAGTTTGTCTCCAACCGTCAGAGAGCGCTCTCCACCGTTGGTAGCGTTGTCAATCTCTGTCGTAATCTGTCAATTATTAAATGTTGTAATAAAGTTTCATAATCAACCTTGctctaaaaataaagaaatatctCTCACTAATATCAACAGCAAGTTATACTGAATGTAAGCCAACCTAAGTCGGTTTAGAAAGATGTCAACAGCAAGTTATGTGTAAGCCTATCTAAGACggtttaagcgtggttcccactagcgacgcaacagaaggacgtaacgcaacgcaagtgaattgaccaatcacaagcgatggcttattcgcttgtaattgctgtctataacttcgcttgtcattggttaaaacgcttgtgttgcgtttacgtccttgcgttacgttctagtgggaatcaagctttagaAAGATGTCAACAGCAAGTTATGTGTAAGCCTACCTAAGACGGTTTAAAAAGAGAAGTAAATGTTTCGAGTAGAAGCCTTTTAATTGCATTTACGTTACATAACGACCATTCGATCAACATAAAAAAGTAATTCTGCTCACCCTCAGCAGGATGAACGTGCGTGTCATGGAAACGGCGCGGTACTACAACCAGCATACTACTTACTCTTTGTTGAACCTCTGGATAGCATATCATATACTGCAAGAACCACATGATTGTATTAGTGGTAGTATCAGTTCCCGCCAAAAATAGCATCAACGTTGATCGCCAAAGGGAATCAATTGCTTTTGTAGAAATCAACTTTGAACTTCCGGCGTTTACCATCGATTCTTCTTCAATTTGTAGAAGTATCATATCAAGTAGGTCCCGGATGTTATTCTTATCAAAAGTATCTGTGTGTTCCTTCATATGAGAATCAAAAAACTGAATGACATTGTTCACATATTGTTGATGTTTtctaaataatttcaaaatgatCGGCATAACGAACTCAAGTTTTCCAAAATGTGAACGATTAAAAATGGCGTTCAAGTTTGATAGTAGTTCGTTGAATTTTGCATCTGTATATTCATAACGCTTTCCAAAACAGACGGAACAAATGATGTTAGACACGGCGTTGTTGATACATGTAAGTGGGTCAAATTTACCACTTTTTCGCCCAATTTCTTTGCAGAGTTGTTCAGCTTCGGTGCGGATTTGTTCCTCCAGACTTCTTTTGCCCATTCCAAAATGACGAAGACCGGTCACGATTAGTTTCCGATGGGTCTTCCACTCTTCACCATTTTCAAAAACAACGCTCCCTATAGATATTAAAAGTTAACATTACTCTGTGATGATCAAGGACATTTTGCATTAAGTTAATAAACATTTAGTAGGTTTCATTTTTATAGCAGCCTGTCAATATTAGCAATATTAAgctaacaaaaataaatttttatagcaaattatattttatcattttaatacaaTAGAGATTTTATTCAGTATATACGGGTCACCAGCCCCCAAGTGTTACATTGCAAGTCGTTATTATTATCtgtgtataatattatactgttAACAATGCAAGCGAATTCTCAAAATTCAAGCCGTAcgttgaaatgttttaaattgtaagATCTTCTATAAAACAGTCCTCAACATTCTCAACTAACTAAATAATGCATTTCTAAACTAAGTATAAATTTCTAAGCTAATTATGAATTTCTAAGCTAGACGATTTCTACAATCATTCATATACGAACCTTTCACTCCCCATCGCCGTCGCGCCACAGGATTGTCAGCTCTTCCTGAGAACACATCAGCGTACTTAATAAGTAAAGTACGAACTAACTCTGCGTCGTTTAACAATATAAACCTTCTTCTACCTATATAACACGTAAAGATTGGTCCGTATTCGCGAGCCCAGGTCACCATCGATTTCAACGGGGTTTTACGGTCAAACCAAGGAAGAGACCCTAATAGAGGTATCGAGGGTGGTCCTGGGGGTAAATTTAGTCGCTTTCCTTTACTGAAATGAATAATAGAT
This DNA window, taken from Antedon mediterranea chromosome 9, ecAntMedi1.1, whole genome shotgun sequence, encodes the following:
- the LOC140059079 gene encoding cytochrome P450 2U1-like, whose amino-acid sequence is MEILAYLETLCDLRCILLLSVAGISIIHFSKGKRLNLPPGPPSIPLLGSLPWFDRKTPLKSMVTWAREYGPIFTCYIGRRRFILLNDAELVRTLLIKYADVFSGRADNPVARRRWGVKGSVVFENGEEWKTHRKLIVTGLRHFGMGKRSLEEQIRTEAEQLCKEIGRKSGKFDPLTCINNAVSNIICSVCFGKRYEYTDAKFNELLSNLNAIFNRSHFGKLEFVMPIILKLFRKHQQYVNNVIQFFDSHMKEHTDTFDKNNIRDLLDMILLQIEEESMVNAGSSKLISTKAIDSLWRSTLMLFLAGTDTTTNTIMWFLQYMICYPEVQQRITTEIDNATNGGERSLTVGDKLKVPYFEATICEVQRLSNVAPGVVMHRTTADFVTPNDGYTIPANTDFNVNLRVIHTDPKYWKDPLQFKPERFLDADQKTLIKRDAFMPFGIGRRACLGERLAKMEIYIFTSSLLQRFKVELPDGASRPDFEPIFGITLSPQPFEMVVKHR